In the genome of Alphaproteobacteria bacterium, one region contains:
- a CDS encoding thiamine pyrophosphate-binding protein, whose product MAEQALTWHRVAGPDELPEGRVKSATAGGVTVALTRFQGRYAAMDNRCPHQGGPLGEGSIEPGVEGKCWLRCPWHGWDFDPLTGQPPGGHEDSGQRTYPVEVRDDGIYVGLDAEPAHAETVTDLMARTMVAWGVKRVFGMVGHSNLGLADALRRREADGELGFIGVRHEGAAAFACSGYAKLANSPAACLAIAGPGATNLLTGLWDAKVDRAPVLALTGQVNVQVFGPGAFQEIDLASAFAPVARFSQTVLHSSNHAELMTLACKNAVVERDVAHLIFPDDVQTLKAADGRKPGGPAGRVGDDAIMPSEAALAAALERVAAAKRPVIVVGFGARHAMADIVALAEALNAPVLTTFKAKGQIADNHRLAGGVLGRSGTPVASWFMNEADLLVAFGTSFSNHTGIEPSKPIVQVDYERMQLGKFHPVAVPVWGEVGVTARALRQRLPASRAATDQVAELAERWATWRAEKESRVADDRGNGLSAAALFAALGRQAPHDAVIAVDVGNNTYSFGRYFECRGQAVLMSGYLGSIGFGFPAAMGAWAATRDFPALAGRKVISISGDGGFGQYMAEFTTAVKYGMNITHVLLNNNELGKISKEQRAGKWPVWQTGLHNPGFAAFARLCGGHGRKVSRGDELDEAIAEALAVDGPALVEVAVDAELV is encoded by the coding sequence CGCCATGGACAACCGGTGCCCGCACCAGGGCGGCCCGCTCGGCGAAGGCTCGATCGAGCCGGGGGTCGAGGGCAAGTGCTGGCTGCGCTGCCCGTGGCACGGCTGGGACTTCGACCCGCTGACCGGCCAGCCGCCGGGCGGGCACGAGGACAGCGGCCAGCGCACCTATCCGGTCGAGGTCCGCGACGACGGCATCTATGTCGGCCTGGACGCGGAACCCGCGCATGCCGAGACGGTGACCGACCTGATGGCGCGCACCATGGTCGCCTGGGGCGTGAAGCGCGTGTTCGGCATGGTCGGCCATTCCAACCTGGGCCTGGCCGACGCGCTGCGCCGGCGCGAGGCCGATGGCGAACTCGGCTTCATCGGCGTGCGCCACGAGGGCGCCGCCGCCTTCGCCTGCTCCGGCTATGCCAAGCTGGCCAACAGCCCGGCCGCATGCCTGGCCATCGCCGGTCCGGGCGCCACCAACCTGCTGACCGGCCTGTGGGACGCCAAGGTCGACCGTGCCCCGGTGCTGGCGCTGACCGGCCAGGTCAACGTGCAGGTGTTCGGCCCCGGCGCGTTCCAGGAGATCGACCTGGCCTCGGCCTTCGCGCCGGTCGCGCGGTTCAGCCAGACCGTGCTGCACAGCTCGAACCATGCCGAGCTGATGACGCTGGCCTGCAAGAACGCCGTGGTCGAGCGTGACGTCGCCCACCTGATCTTTCCGGACGACGTCCAGACTCTGAAGGCGGCCGACGGCCGCAAGCCGGGCGGTCCTGCCGGCCGCGTCGGCGACGACGCGATCATGCCGTCGGAGGCGGCGCTGGCGGCGGCGCTGGAGCGGGTCGCCGCGGCAAAGCGACCGGTCATCGTGGTCGGCTTCGGCGCCCGCCACGCCATGGCCGACATTGTCGCGCTGGCCGAAGCGCTGAACGCCCCCGTGCTGACGACCTTCAAGGCCAAGGGCCAGATCGCCGACAATCACCGGCTTGCCGGCGGCGTGCTCGGCCGCTCCGGCACGCCGGTCGCCAGCTGGTTCATGAACGAGGCCGACCTGCTGGTTGCCTTCGGCACGTCATTCTCCAACCATACCGGCATCGAGCCCTCCAAGCCGATCGTCCAGGTCGACTACGAGCGCATGCAGCTGGGCAAGTTCCATCCGGTGGCGGTGCCGGTGTGGGGCGAGGTCGGCGTCACCGCGCGGGCCCTGCGCCAGCGGCTGCCGGCTTCGCGTGCCGCCACCGACCAGGTCGCCGAACTGGCCGAACGATGGGCGACGTGGCGCGCGGAGAAGGAAAGCCGGGTCGCCGACGACCGCGGCAACGGCCTCAGCGCGGCCGCGCTGTTCGCGGCGCTCGGCCGCCAGGCGCCGCACGATGCGGTGATCGCGGTCGATGTCGGCAACAACACCTACAGCTTCGGCCGCTATTTCGAATGCCGCGGCCAGGCGGTGCTGATGTCGGGCTATCTGGGTTCGATCGGCTTCGGCTTCCCGGCGGCGATGGGCGCCTGGGCCGCGACCCGCGACTTCCCGGCGCTGGCCGGCCGCAAGGTGATCTCGATCAGCGGAGACGGCGGCTTCGGCCAGTACATGGCCGAGTTCACCACGGCGGTGAAATACGGGATGAACATCACCCACGTGCTGCTGAACAACAACGAGCTCGGCAAGATCTCGAAGGAACAGCGGGCGGGCAAGTGGCCGGTCTGGCAGACCGGCCTGCACAATCCCGGCTTCGCCGCCTTCGCCCGGCTGTGCGGCGGCCACGGCCGCAAGGTATCGCGCGGCGACGAGCTCGACGAGGCCATCGCGGAGGCGCTGGCGGTCGACGGCCCGGCCCTGGTCGAGGTCGCGGTCGACGCCGAACTGGTGTAG
- a CDS encoding Gfo/Idh/MocA family oxidoreductase — protein MAPPLRIAVAGAGLIGARHARLIAAEPAARLAAIVDPDVRGSALAAALGVPHHASVGALCAARGADALIVATPNQAHETVGVAAAQAGLHLLVEKPIAHDLASAQRLIAAAQAAKVGLLVGHHRRYHPFVARARALLDGGTLGRLVAISAHWALRKHDAYFADAWRLQAGGGPILINLIHDIDMLRHLCGDIVDVRALGASAARGHAVVDTAAVALRFVGGALATVLMSDAAPSPWNWESATGENPSVPEAGEPCYRFFGTAAALEFPRLRLWRHDGAGPGDWSLPLSADDAPGAAPGPGEPLRRQLQHFIAVAHGREAPLVSGPDGLASLAATLEVARAAVAAA, from the coding sequence CTGGCCCCGCCCCTTCGCATCGCGGTCGCCGGCGCCGGGCTGATCGGCGCCCGGCATGCGCGGCTGATCGCGGCGGAGCCGGCGGCGCGGCTGGCCGCGATCGTCGATCCCGATGTCCGCGGCAGCGCACTTGCCGCCGCGCTCGGGGTGCCGCACCACGCCAGCGTCGGCGCGCTGTGCGCCGCCCGGGGCGCCGACGCCCTGATCGTCGCCACCCCCAACCAGGCCCATGAGACCGTCGGGGTCGCCGCGGCGCAGGCCGGCCTGCACCTGCTGGTCGAGAAGCCGATCGCCCACGACCTGGCATCGGCCCAACGGCTGATCGCTGCGGCGCAGGCCGCGAAGGTCGGCCTGCTGGTCGGCCACCATCGCCGCTACCACCCGTTCGTGGCGCGGGCACGCGCGCTCCTCGACGGCGGTACGCTCGGCCGCCTCGTCGCGATCTCCGCCCACTGGGCGCTGCGCAAGCACGACGCCTATTTCGCCGACGCATGGCGCCTGCAGGCCGGCGGCGGCCCGATCCTGATCAACCTGATCCACGACATCGACATGCTGCGCCACCTGTGCGGGGACATCGTCGACGTCCGTGCGCTCGGCGCCTCCGCTGCGCGCGGCCACGCCGTCGTCGACACCGCGGCCGTGGCGCTGCGCTTTGTCGGCGGCGCCCTGGCGACGGTGCTGATGTCGGACGCCGCGCCGTCGCCGTGGAACTGGGAGTCGGCCACCGGCGAGAACCCCTCAGTGCCGGAGGCCGGCGAGCCCTGCTATCGTTTCTTCGGCACCGCCGCTGCGCTGGAGTTCCCGCGCCTGCGCCTGTGGCGGCACGACGGCGCCGGACCGGGCGACTGGTCGCTTCCCCTGTCCGCCGACGATGCGCCCGGCGCGGCGCCGGGGCCCGGCGAGCCGCTGCGCCGCCAGCTGCAGCACTTCATCGCGGTGGCCCACGGCCGGGAAGCCCCGCTGGTGTCCGGGCCGGACGGCCTGGCAAGCCTGGCAGCGACGCTGGAGGTCGCGCGGGCCGCGGTTGCCGCCGCCTGA
- a CDS encoding GGDEF domain-containing response regulator — protein sequence MAMPQHKESANDQADEDAPDLLVDRSDDVKGAASVELLLVDDDETEYLLVRRYLDEVSAGRYSVTWVRSAQAALAALDASAFDVCLVDYHLTDADGLSVVRSAHSAGHRVPFILATGRVDGEVDDAAIRAGVMDLLVKGEMTPTSLDRCIRYCMEISQKQSRLEKLTYVDELTDLPNRRRFGELLADASIRAKLTGTPLGLIIVDIDDFREINTSAGYDVGDALLRRFGKRLAACVAPTDTLARIGGNTFGIIVGQPRSADFMQLTAERMLRSIDEQVYIRGYPLRATCSIGVDYFEPGVREPALFINAEAAMYDAKSRRRGSYQLFNDQLRLQIERRVAIARDLRIALDQDQLSMAFQPIVDAQTHAVVGYEALVRWRRPDGSFVSPGDFIPVAEDTGFIVKLGEWVLHKSAAFAAKRRAEGRPSRIHVNISAKQLRERLFPELVDEALELNNAVKSDIVLEVTESVLMDDFDACIETLDALHESGLHIAIDDFGTGHSSLSYIQRIPVDSIKIDRSFVADMMTNPTSAKIVLIVINLAHALGVSVVAEGVETEEQAQRLTKLGCSELQGYYFGRPEILPVVCSRDA from the coding sequence ATGGCGATGCCGCAGCACAAGGAATCGGCAAATGACCAGGCCGATGAAGATGCTCCCGACCTGCTGGTCGACCGTTCGGATGATGTAAAAGGCGCAGCGTCCGTCGAGCTTCTCCTCGTCGACGACGACGAAACGGAATATCTGCTTGTCCGTCGCTATCTGGACGAGGTCTCGGCCGGTCGTTACAGCGTCACGTGGGTCCGTTCGGCGCAGGCTGCCCTGGCCGCGCTGGACGCGTCCGCTTTCGATGTCTGCCTGGTCGACTACCACCTGACCGATGCGGACGGCCTGTCGGTGGTGCGTTCGGCCCACTCGGCCGGCCATCGCGTGCCCTTCATCCTGGCGACCGGCCGGGTCGACGGCGAGGTCGACGATGCCGCGATCCGGGCCGGGGTGATGGACCTGCTGGTCAAGGGCGAGATGACGCCGACCAGCCTGGACCGCTGCATCCGCTATTGCATGGAGATCAGCCAGAAGCAGAGCCGGCTGGAGAAGCTGACTTATGTCGACGAGCTGACCGACCTGCCGAACCGGCGCCGGTTCGGCGAACTGCTGGCCGACGCCAGCATCCGCGCCAAGCTGACCGGGACGCCGCTTGGCCTGATCATCGTCGACATCGACGACTTCCGCGAGATCAACACCTCCGCCGGCTATGACGTCGGCGATGCGCTGCTGCGCCGCTTCGGCAAGCGTCTGGCCGCCTGCGTGGCGCCGACCGACACCCTCGCGCGCATCGGCGGCAACACTTTCGGCATCATCGTCGGCCAGCCACGCAGCGCGGACTTCATGCAGCTGACCGCGGAGCGGATGCTGCGTTCGATCGACGAACAGGTCTACATCCGGGGCTATCCGCTGCGCGCCACCTGCTCGATCGGCGTCGACTATTTCGAGCCGGGGGTGCGCGAGCCGGCGCTGTTCATCAACGCCGAAGCGGCGATGTACGACGCCAAGAGCCGGCGCCGCGGCAGCTATCAGCTGTTCAACGACCAGTTGCGCCTGCAGATCGAGCGGCGTGTGGCGATCGCGCGCGACCTGCGCATCGCGCTGGACCAGGACCAGCTCAGCATGGCGTTCCAGCCGATCGTCGACGCCCAGACCCACGCGGTGGTCGGCTACGAGGCGCTGGTCCGCTGGCGCCGCCCCGACGGCAGCTTCGTGTCGCCGGGCGACTTCATCCCGGTTGCCGAGGACACCGGCTTCATCGTCAAGCTGGGCGAGTGGGTGCTGCACAAGTCCGCCGCCTTCGCGGCGAAACGCCGCGCCGAAGGCCGGCCAAGCCGCATCCACGTGAACATCTCGGCCAAGCAGCTGCGCGAGCGGCTGTTCCCCGAGCTGGTCGACGAGGCGCTGGAGCTCAACAACGCGGTCAAGTCCGACATCGTGCTGGAAGTGACCGAATCGGTGCTGATGGACGACTTCGACGCCTGCATCGAGACGCTCGACGCACTGCACGAATCCGGCCTGCACATCGCCATCGACGATTTCGGCACCGGGCACTCGTCGCTGTCCTACATCCAGCGCATCCCGGTCGATTCGATCAAGATCGACCGCTCCTTTGTCGCCGACATGATGACCAATCCGACATCGGCCAAGATCGTGCTGATCGTCATCAATCTCGCCCACGCACTCGGCGTCAGCGTCGTTGCCGAGGGCGTCGAGACCGAGGAGCAGGCGCAGCGGCTGACCAAGCTCGGCTGCAGCGAGCTGCAGGGCTACTATTTCGGCCGGCCGGAGATCCTGCCGGTGGTCTGCTCGCGCGACGCCTGA
- the hydA gene encoding dihydropyrimidinase: MSVLIRGGLVTTGDESRQADILVDNDVIQAVGTDLDAPAGAEVIDAGGCYVMPGGIDPHTHMQLPFMGTVASEDFYTGTAAAMAGGTTSIIDFVIPAPQQKLMDAYRQWRDWANKACSDYSFHVAVTWWDDSVHEDMGTLTRDWGVNSFKHFMAYKNAIMCDDETLVNSFTRARDLGAICTVHAENGELVFRLQQDIYDRGITGPEGHPLSRPPEVEGEAANRAIRIAEVLGVPLYVVHTSCIDALEAITRARLEGQRVFGEVLAQHLVIDDSVYRNPDWDKAAHYVMSPPFRPKEHQAALWRGLQAGMLQTTATDHCCFCTPQKRAGIDDFRKIPNGTSGVQDRMAVLWHHGVRSGKLTPSEFVKVTSTNAAQIFNIYPKKGSLAVGADADIVVWDPDASRTISKDEHRQNIDFNIYEGMTVTGNPAYTLSRGRVTYARGDLRAEQGHGVYVDRPCFAPYYDSQLTRNRLAEPTGVRRAQAAE; encoded by the coding sequence ATGTCCGTGCTGATCCGCGGCGGGCTGGTCACCACCGGCGACGAAAGCCGCCAGGCCGACATCCTGGTCGACAACGATGTCATCCAGGCGGTCGGTACCGACCTGGATGCGCCTGCAGGCGCCGAGGTCATCGACGCCGGCGGCTGCTACGTGATGCCGGGCGGCATCGACCCGCACACCCACATGCAGCTTCCATTCATGGGGACGGTGGCGTCGGAAGATTTCTACACCGGCACCGCCGCGGCCATGGCGGGCGGCACCACCTCGATCATCGACTTCGTCATTCCCGCGCCGCAGCAGAAGCTGATGGACGCCTATCGCCAATGGCGCGACTGGGCCAACAAGGCCTGCAGCGACTATTCCTTCCACGTTGCAGTGACCTGGTGGGACGACAGCGTGCACGAGGACATGGGCACGCTGACCCGCGACTGGGGGGTCAACAGCTTCAAGCACTTCATGGCGTACAAGAACGCGATCATGTGCGACGACGAGACGCTGGTGAACTCGTTCACCCGGGCCCGCGATCTCGGCGCCATCTGCACCGTCCATGCCGAGAACGGCGAGCTGGTCTTCCGCCTGCAGCAGGATATCTACGACCGCGGCATCACCGGCCCGGAGGGCCACCCGCTGTCGCGCCCGCCCGAGGTCGAGGGCGAGGCCGCCAACCGGGCGATCCGCATCGCCGAGGTTCTGGGCGTGCCGCTCTATGTCGTCCACACCTCGTGCATCGACGCGCTCGAGGCGATCACCCGCGCCCGGCTGGAGGGCCAGCGCGTGTTCGGCGAGGTGCTGGCGCAGCACCTGGTGATCGACGATTCGGTGTACCGGAATCCCGACTGGGACAAGGCGGCGCACTATGTGATGAGCCCGCCGTTCCGGCCGAAGGAGCACCAGGCGGCGCTGTGGCGGGGCCTGCAGGCAGGCATGCTGCAGACCACCGCGACCGACCACTGCTGCTTCTGCACGCCGCAGAAGCGGGCCGGCATCGACGACTTCCGCAAGATCCCGAACGGCACCTCGGGCGTGCAGGACCGCATGGCGGTGCTGTGGCACCACGGCGTGCGCTCCGGCAAGCTGACGCCGTCGGAGTTCGTCAAGGTGACCTCGACCAACGCCGCCCAGATCTTCAACATCTACCCGAAGAAGGGCTCGCTCGCCGTCGGCGCCGATGCCGACATCGTGGTGTGGGACCCGGACGCCTCGCGCACGATCTCGAAGGACGAACACCGGCAGAACATCGACTTCAACATCTATGAGGGCATGACCGTGACCGGCAACCCGGCCTACACGCTGAGCCGGGGCCGGGTCACCTATGCGCGCGGCGACCTGCGCGCCGAGCAGGGACACGGCGTCTATGTCGACCGGCCCTGCTTCGCGCCCTACTACGACAGCCAGCTGACCCGCAACCGGCTGGCCGAGCCGACCGGCGTGCGGCGCGCGCAGGCCGCCGAGTAG